CCTAAACCCGACACCGGCCAAGAGCCGGGCAGATGACGCGGGTGATCCACACCGGCGACACCCACATCGGGTACGCGCAGTACCACTCGCCGGTCCGACGACAGGACTTCCTCGACGCCTTCGCGGCCGTGGTCGACGACGCGGTCGACGGCGACGTCGACGCGGTGGTCCACGCGGGCGACCTCTTTCACGACCGACGGCCCGAGCTCGACGACCTGATGGGCACGATCTCCGTGCTCCGTCGGCTCGACGACGCCGGGGTCCCCTTCCTCGCGGTCGTCGGGAACCACGAGTCGACGCGGGGCGGCCAGTGGCTGGACCTGTTCGAGCGGCTGGGGCTCGCGACCCGGCTCGGCGACGGGCCGACGGTCGTCGGCGACACGGCCTTCTACGGGCTCGACCACGTCCCCGTCTCCCGCCGTGACGACCTCGACTACGCGTTCGCGGACCACGACGCGGAGTACGCGGCACTCGTCGCGCACGGCCTCTTCGAGCCGTTCGGCTACGCCGACTGGGACACCGAAGAAGTGCTCGCGGAGAGCGACGTCGCGTTCGACGCGATGCTCCTCGGCGACAACCACACGCCCGACGTCGCCGAGGTCGCGGACACGTGGGTCACCTACCCGGGATCCACCGAGCGAGCGAGCGCGAGCGAGCGAGAGGGACGCGGCTACAACCTCGTGACGTTCGACGCCGACGCCGCCGGGGGCGACGACCGCGTGGAGATCCGCCGGCGCGCGCTCGACACGCGCCCGTTCGTCTTCGTTGACGTCGACCTCCGCGAGGGTGAGGGCGCGGCGCGGGTCCGCGAGCGCGTCCGCCAACACGACCTCGACGACGCCGTCGTGCTCGTGAGCGTGACCGGCGACGGCGACCCCGTCACCCCGGCCGCGATCGAGGAGTTCGCGACCGAGGAGGGGGCGCTCATCGCCCGGGTCACCGACCGCCGCGAGGTCGAGACCGACGCCGAGGTCGACGTGAGCTTCGCCGACCCCGAGGACGCCGTGCGGGAGCGGATCGAGGAGATGGCGCTCTCCGAGGCCGCCCGCGACGTCGACGAGGCGGTCCGCGCCGACACGCTCCCCGACAGCAACGTCCGAGAGACGGTGAAGGGGCGGGTCGAGGATCGGATCGACGACCTCGACGCGTTCGCGGGCGGCGACGCAGGCAGCGACGACGCCGATAGCGACGACGAAGGAGGTGTCGACGCCGAGTCAGACGACGCCGGCGGCGGAGGAGAGCACGGCGAGAGCGACGCGGACGAGACGGACGGCGAGACCGCAACCGACGGCCAAGTGTCCATGGAGGACTACCTGTGAACTTCGACCGAATCCGCCTCTCGAACTTCAAGCCGTACGGCGACGCCGACCTCCGGCTGACGAAGGGGGTCACGGTCATCCACGGGCTCAACGGCAGCGGCAAGTCGTCGCTGCTGGAGGCCTGCTTCTTCGCGCTGTACGGGTCGAAGGCGCTCGACGGCACCCTCGACGACGTCGTCACGAAGGGCGAGGAGGAGACGGAGGTCGAGCTGTGGTTCACCCACGACGGGACGCCGTATCGCATCGAGCGGCGGCTCCGGGTGTACGACGACCGGATCGACCACCAGTGCACGCTCGAATCGACCGACGGGACCGACGCGAGTCGCGACGGCGCGCGGGCCGTGCGCGAGTTCGTCACCGAGCTGCTCCGGATGGACGCCGAGGCGTTCGTCGGCTGCGCGTACGTGCGACAGGGCGAGGTGAACGAGCTGATCGACGCCACCCCGCGGGAGCGGCAGGACACCATCGACGACCTGCTCCAGCTCGGGAAGCTAGAGGAGTACCGCGAGCGCGCCGGGGACGCCCGGCTCGGCGTCGAGGACGTGCTGGAGAACCGCCGCGGGCGGCTCGACCAGCTCGACGATCAGATCGCGGCGAAGGAGGAGCGCGACCTCCACGAGCGGCTCAACGGGCTCGAGAGCGATCTCTCCGAGGTCACCGACGAGATCGACCGCTACGAGGACCAGCGCGAGCGGGCGAGGGAGACGCGAGAGGCCGCCGCGGAGACGCTCTCGACCCACGCGGAGAAGCGCGAGGAGCTGGAGGCGGTCGAGGCGGAGATCGACGAGATCGAGGAAGCGATCCGCGAGGCCGAGCGCGAGCGCGACGAACACCGGGACGCGATCCGGGAGGCCCGCGAGCGGATCGACGAGACCGAGGCCGCGATCGACGACCGGCTCGACGAGGCCGGCCTCGATGCGGCCGACGAAGAGGCCGTCGCGGCCCGCCGCGAGGCGCTCGACGACCGCGAGGCGGAGCTCCGCGAGGCGCTCGACGAGGAGCGGGTGAGCGCCGAGGCGTTCCGAAATCAGGCGACGAACCTCGCCGGGAAGGCCGACGACCTCGCCGACCGCGCCGCGGAGCTGGAGGGCGAGGCCGACGACCTCGCCGACGAGGCCGACGCGGCCGCCGAGGAGGCCGAGGAGCGCGAGTTCTCGATCGAGGAGCTCCGCGCAGAGGCCGAGGGGCTCCGCGAGCGGTTCGCGACCGCCG
Above is a window of Halorubrum depositum DNA encoding:
- the mre11 gene encoding DNA double-strand break repair protein Mre11, whose amino-acid sequence is MTRVIHTGDTHIGYAQYHSPVRRQDFLDAFAAVVDDAVDGDVDAVVHAGDLFHDRRPELDDLMGTISVLRRLDDAGVPFLAVVGNHESTRGGQWLDLFERLGLATRLGDGPTVVGDTAFYGLDHVPVSRRDDLDYAFADHDAEYAALVAHGLFEPFGYADWDTEEVLAESDVAFDAMLLGDNHTPDVAEVADTWVTYPGSTERASASEREGRGYNLVTFDADAAGGDDRVEIRRRALDTRPFVFVDVDLREGEGAARVRERVRQHDLDDAVVLVSVTGDGDPVTPAAIEEFATEEGALIARVTDRREVETDAEVDVSFADPEDAVRERIEEMALSEAARDVDEAVRADTLPDSNVRETVKGRVEDRIDDLDAFAGGDAGSDDADSDDEGGVDAESDDAGGGGEHGESDADETDGETATDGQVSMEDYL